Proteins encoded by one window of Blautia faecicola:
- a CDS encoding TraG/VirB4 family ATPase, whose amino-acid sequence MTQPEETPVSFIPPNFIEKGKILNGTFDIRNAIESIVLSLAIGIPVFHLPLSLTARIIILCMTALPAAMVALIGIGGESITSFLMNALRFVVNRRVIWRSDSLPEGKPRRKPRFKEPKTKKHRKAEKMAEPSKVMASAPPQSEPDAPAPPKSKKKEHRQFDTSTKRGIKKQAKEDIRYLKWEQKEASRQKKEAAKQIKIQKKTEARRRKEEEKRAVSEKRAAKKEQKKKVVSKKDASSATANPVSRKKRKKDQTLEDYLPVEKIENGIVYTTDGRYVKILEIEPINFLLRSAREQQGIIYSFISYLKISPVKLQIKMISKKADINKHLEQSRLELERETDPHCQELQRDYIQFVQNLSSREAVSRRFFLIFEYEPFNANRKEEEREILAALETASQTAKTFLYQCGNEVVTHDNEDKFTTDVLYTLLNRTLCTEVPLPDRISTVLSAYTKENRMEELDHIRINEFLAPESVDFRHSHYVQINGLYHSYLLVPSDGYKNRVTPGWLSLLVNAGEGIDIDFFLQKQPKDKIQQRLGQQIRINRSKLKDASDTNTDYDDLDSAIRSGYFLKQGLANNEDFYYMNLLITITASTLEELQWRIQEMKKLLISQDMNLHSCYFLQEQGFLSSLPLANLDKKLFKLSKRNVLTSGAASCYPFVSYSICDDNGILFGVNKHNNSLVIADIFDSRQYKNSNICILGCSGAGKTFTMQTMALRMRRKGIQVFIIAPLKGHEFYRAARNVGGEFIQISPASKNCINIMEIRKVDNSVNELLDGPTLDASALAGKIQRLHIFFSLLIPDMSHEEKQLLDEALIKTYALKGITHKNESLTDPQHPEQYKKMPILEDVYNVLLESEDTKRLAHILNRLVHGSASSFNQQTNVDLTNKYTVLDISELTGSSDLLTVGMFVALDYVWDKAKENRTEEKAIFVDEVWQLIGASSNRLAAEFVLEIAKIIRAYSGAGIFATQDLNDFFALDDGKYGKGIINNCKTKIILNMEDEEAQRVKTILHLSETEVMNITHFQRGNGLISTNNNNITVEFKASNLEKELITTDRQELLEILAKQKKQAV is encoded by the coding sequence ATGACACAGCCAGAAGAAACACCGGTTTCCTTTATCCCGCCCAACTTCATTGAGAAAGGCAAGATTCTAAACGGAACCTTTGACATCCGCAATGCCATAGAAAGCATTGTTCTTTCCCTGGCAATCGGTATCCCTGTTTTCCACCTGCCGCTGTCCCTGACTGCCCGCATCATCATTCTCTGCATGACCGCACTTCCGGCGGCAATGGTAGCCCTGATTGGAATCGGCGGAGAGAGCATCACTTCCTTTCTGATGAATGCCCTGCGTTTTGTAGTGAACCGCAGGGTAATCTGGAGGTCCGACAGTCTTCCGGAAGGAAAGCCACGCAGGAAACCACGTTTCAAAGAGCCAAAGACAAAGAAACACCGGAAAGCAGAAAAAATGGCAGAGCCTTCCAAAGTAATGGCATCGGCTCCCCCGCAGTCTGAACCGGACGCACCAGCCCCGCCAAAAAGTAAAAAAAAAGAACACCGGCAGTTTGATACCTCCACCAAGCGGGGCATCAAAAAACAGGCAAAGGAAGATATCCGTTATCTGAAGTGGGAGCAGAAAGAAGCCAGCCGACAGAAAAAAGAGGCGGCGAAACAGATAAAAATCCAGAAAAAAACGGAAGCCCGGAGACGAAAGGAGGAAGAAAAACGGGCAGTTTCCGAAAAGCGGGCGGCAAAAAAAGAGCAGAAAAAGAAGGTGGTTTCCAAGAAGGACGCCTCATCTGCCACGGCAAACCCCGTTTCCCGAAAAAAGCGAAAGAAAGACCAGACCTTGGAGGATTATCTTCCGGTGGAAAAAATCGAAAACGGGATCGTCTATACCACAGACGGACGGTACGTGAAGATCCTGGAGATTGAACCAATCAACTTCCTGCTTCGAAGTGCCAGAGAACAGCAGGGCATCATTTACAGCTTTATCAGCTACTTAAAGATCAGCCCGGTCAAACTCCAGATCAAGATGATCTCCAAAAAAGCAGACATCAATAAGCATTTGGAGCAGTCCCGGCTGGAGCTGGAGCGGGAAACCGATCCTCATTGTCAGGAACTGCAGCGTGACTACATCCAGTTTGTCCAGAACTTAAGTTCCAGAGAAGCAGTATCCAGACGGTTCTTTCTGATTTTTGAGTATGAACCCTTCAACGCCAACCGGAAGGAGGAGGAACGGGAAATCCTTGCCGCCCTTGAGACGGCATCCCAGACTGCCAAAACCTTTCTGTACCAGTGCGGGAATGAAGTGGTCACCCATGACAATGAGGATAAATTTACCACAGATGTCCTGTACACACTGTTAAACCGTACCCTTTGTACGGAGGTTCCGCTTCCGGACCGGATCAGCACTGTACTGTCCGCCTATACAAAGGAAAATCGCATGGAGGAACTGGATCACATCCGGATCAACGAGTTTCTCGCACCGGAAAGTGTGGATTTCAGGCACTCCCATTATGTGCAGATCAATGGGCTTTACCATTCCTACCTGCTTGTGCCGTCTGACGGCTACAAAAACCGGGTAACTCCCGGATGGCTGTCACTCCTTGTCAATGCCGGGGAAGGGATTGATATTGATTTCTTTCTCCAGAAACAGCCAAAGGACAAGATTCAGCAGCGTCTCGGTCAGCAGATCCGTATCAACCGTTCCAAATTAAAGGATGCGTCCGATACCAACACTGACTATGACGATCTGGACTCTGCGATCCGCTCCGGTTACTTCTTAAAACAAGGGCTTGCCAATAACGAAGATTTCTATTACATGAATCTTCTCATCACCATTACTGCTTCCACGTTGGAAGAACTGCAATGGCGGATTCAGGAAATGAAAAAGCTCCTGATCTCGCAGGATATGAACTTACACTCCTGCTACTTTTTACAGGAACAGGGCTTTCTCTCCTCCCTGCCGCTGGCAAATCTGGACAAGAAGCTTTTTAAGCTGTCCAAGCGGAACGTACTGACTTCCGGGGCGGCAAGCTGCTATCCCTTCGTCAGCTACAGTATCTGCGATGATAACGGAATCCTCTTTGGGGTAAACAAGCATAACAATTCCCTGGTCATTGCGGATATCTTTGATTCCAGGCAGTACAAGAACAGCAACATCTGTATCTTAGGCTGTTCGGGAGCAGGAAAGACCTTCACCATGCAGACCATGGCACTAAGGATGCGAAGAAAAGGCATCCAGGTGTTCATCATCGCTCCCCTAAAGGGACACGAATTTTACCGGGCTGCAAGGAATGTCGGCGGAGAATTTATCCAGATCTCCCCTGCCAGCAAAAACTGTATCAACATCATGGAAATCCGAAAGGTGGATAATTCTGTAAATGAACTTTTAGACGGACCGACCCTCGATGCCTCCGCACTGGCTGGCAAGATTCAGCGGCTTCATATCTTTTTCAGCCTGCTGATCCCGGATATGTCCCATGAGGAGAAGCAGCTTCTGGATGAAGCCCTGATCAAAACCTATGCCTTAAAAGGGATTACACATAAAAATGAATCCCTGACAGATCCGCAGCATCCGGAGCAGTACAAAAAGATGCCCATTCTGGAGGATGTCTACAATGTCCTGCTGGAAAGCGAGGATACCAAACGTCTGGCTCATATCCTGAACCGCCTGGTTCACGGTTCTGCTTCTTCCTTTAACCAGCAGACCAATGTGGACCTGACCAATAAATATACGGTACTGGATATCTCCGAACTGACCGGTTCCAGCGATCTTTTAACGGTCGGCATGTTCGTTGCCCTGGATTATGTCTGGGATAAAGCGAAGGAAAACCGTACCGAAGAGAAAGCCATCTTTGTCGATGAGGTCTGGCAGCTCATCGGTGCATCCAGCAACCGACTTGCAGCGGAATTCGTACTGGAGATTGCCAAGATCATCCGGGCTTACTCTGGAGCCGGCATCTTTGCCACGCAGGATTTAAACGACTTCTTTGCTCTGGATGACGGAAAATACGGCAAAGGCATCATCAACAACTGCAAGACCAAGATCATTCTCAATATGGAGGATGAAGAGGCGCAGCGAGTGAAGACCATCCTGCACCTGTCGGAAACGGAAGTTATGAACATCACCCATTTCCAACGAGGAAACGGTCTGATCTCAACCAACAACAATAACATCACTGTGGAATTTAAGGCTTCCAATCTTGAAAAGGAGCTGATTACCACAGATCGGCAGGAGCTTCTGGAAATCCTTGCGAAGCAGAAGAAACAGGCCGTGTAA
- a CDS encoding helix-turn-helix domain-containing protein yields the protein MGKAIRRYREEAGITQERLAELVDISTNHLGAIEREVKTPTMETFVKLLNVLGAEPNEVLKEVIPLTRMEHTSVVEGKLERLTPKKQESVLRMLDVIIEEMMK from the coding sequence ATGGGAAAGGCAATCCGCAGGTACAGGGAAGAGGCAGGAATTACGCAGGAGAGACTGGCTGAACTGGTGGATATCAGTACCAACCATCTGGGTGCGATTGAGCGGGAAGTGAAAACACCTACGATGGAAACATTTGTAAAGCTGTTGAATGTATTAGGTGCGGAACCGAATGAAGTGCTGAAGGAAGTGATTCCTCTTACCAGAATGGAACATACTTCTGTAGTGGAAGGAAAGCTGGAAAGGCTCACACCGAAGAAGCAGGAAAGCGTGCTTCGGATGCTGGATGTGATAATTGAAGAGATGATGAAATAG
- a CDS encoding sensor histidine kinase, with protein sequence MDRKGKQKLKRYFIVYVIFAVFFTVGMYLITKYEENAKATQIALLLAEHPELEGEIVAIWEKSGTVDFIRDRDDQKIERVVQMLEETYGYHSGSGSSDVVIRIIWGIGLLVGVIVCSLFLYLDRRKNWSRYGDEEQLQQLYECLQEFRKGKFQTYPEETSESEQWLKVWESVKELGQYFEDLKERLEQEENGTKSLITDISHQLKTPLASLRMSHELVAENRVTGEEQREFLEQESQELTKLEQLLNELVNLSRLETHMIQIHSLHESLKKTLTEAVSQIYMKARGKDISIQVEMDDDIVVNHDSKWTVEALTNILENAVKYSPEHTTITVRTQELASNVLIEVEDEGMGIPAEELHKIYQRFYRGRKAKEQVKDGAGVGLYLARKIIEEQGGTIAAKRKAEKGMIFKVTLPLIIGE encoded by the coding sequence ATGGACCGGAAAGGTAAACAAAAATTAAAACGGTATTTTATCGTATATGTAATCTTTGCAGTATTTTTTACAGTAGGAATGTATCTGATAACAAAGTATGAGGAAAATGCGAAAGCAACGCAGATAGCACTGCTCCTTGCAGAACATCCTGAACTGGAAGGGGAAATAGTTGCAATCTGGGAAAAGTCAGGAACAGTAGATTTTATAAGAGACCGGGACGATCAGAAGATAGAAAGAGTCGTACAGATGCTGGAAGAAACTTATGGTTATCACTCAGGGAGTGGATCTTCAGATGTGGTTATAAGGATTATCTGGGGAATTGGATTACTAGTGGGAGTCATAGTATGTAGCCTGTTCTTGTACCTGGACCGAAGAAAAAACTGGAGCAGATACGGTGATGAGGAACAATTACAGCAATTATATGAATGTCTGCAGGAATTCAGAAAAGGAAAATTCCAAACATATCCTGAAGAAACATCAGAATCGGAACAATGGTTAAAGGTGTGGGAATCTGTAAAGGAGCTGGGGCAATATTTCGAAGATTTGAAGGAACGTCTGGAGCAGGAAGAAAATGGTACGAAGAGTCTGATTACAGATATTTCCCATCAGTTGAAGACTCCGCTTGCATCACTCCGGATGAGTCATGAGCTGGTGGCAGAAAATCGGGTTACAGGAGAAGAACAGAGGGAGTTTCTGGAGCAGGAATCACAGGAACTTACCAAACTGGAACAGCTCTTGAATGAACTGGTAAATCTTTCAAGGCTGGAAACACATATGATCCAGATACATTCGCTTCATGAAAGCCTGAAGAAAACGCTAACAGAGGCTGTCAGTCAGATTTATATGAAGGCAAGAGGAAAAGATATTTCCATTCAGGTGGAGATGGATGATGATATAGTTGTGAACCATGATTCAAAATGGACGGTAGAAGCATTAACGAATATCCTTGAGAATGCAGTCAAATATTCACCGGAACATACAACGATTACAGTGAGGACGCAGGAGCTAGCAAGCAATGTGCTTATTGAAGTAGAAGATGAAGGAATGGGCATTCCTGCGGAGGAACTGCATAAGATCTATCAGAGATTTTACCGGGGAAGGAAAGCAAAGGAACAGGTAAAAGACGGAGCGGGTGTCGGTCTGTATCTTGCCAGAAAGATCATAGAAGAACAGGGGGGGACAATAGCAGCCAAAAGAAAGGCTGAGAAAGGTATGATATTTAAAGTGACACTGCCGCTCATAATAGGAGAATAG
- a CDS encoding lysozyme family protein, producing the protein MPKTALMGSPLAVIGTVFRHRRTLAKTGAAVGGVLMLPILFLVMLPGLVFGDLSENTGALTSNTVISENIRASNQAIVEVLQESHDALLAKINAEIARLPEGDTASISDPYASSIIVNANQLIAQFCASQDDYKNINISKLKSLIRENEDGLFSYDVTSETATVEVPAEEENAPPRKVTFTRHTYTVSYAGDAYFADHVFHLTDKQKKTADSYVENLTMFFGGSASGLAMAVGVSDEVLAYRATIQQVAQKYGMEAYVELLMAVMMQESGGRGSDPMQAAEGGFNKKYPHVPNGITDPAYSIECGIQELKYALDKAGCTGPTDLDRIKLALQGYNYGSGYIDWAMERDGGYTKENAIAYSDMMCARPNWHYDRYGDKEYVEHVLRYYQITNTGGSYPANGMQIPHYLQTDYGNIPYGGGSIASSGCGPTSFAMIASYLTGNTITPPDAVAWCGNSYYKPGVGTYWSYFQAAASHFGCGSVTQTSNANTVLQALSEGCPVISSQRAGLFTSGGHFIVLRGVTANGKVLVNDPNDSDAKNYINREFDMMSEIHATANAYWIFDKK; encoded by the coding sequence ATGCCAAAAACAGCCTTGATGGGCAGTCCTCTTGCTGTCATCGGTACAGTATTCCGGCACAGGCGCACCCTTGCGAAAACTGGAGCAGCCGTCGGCGGTGTACTGATGCTTCCCATTCTGTTCCTTGTCATGCTTCCGGGACTCGTCTTCGGAGACCTCTCTGAAAATACCGGAGCACTGACCAGCAACACGGTAATCAGTGAAAATATCCGGGCTTCCAATCAGGCAATCGTGGAGGTGCTTCAGGAAAGCCATGATGCACTGCTTGCTAAGATCAATGCGGAAATTGCCAGACTCCCGGAAGGAGATACTGCCTCTATCAGCGATCCTTACGCTTCCAGTATCATCGTAAATGCGAACCAGCTCATCGCACAGTTTTGTGCCAGCCAGGATGACTATAAAAATATAAATATCAGCAAACTCAAAAGCCTGATCCGGGAAAACGAGGACGGGCTTTTTTCTTATGACGTTACTTCAGAAACGGCCACGGTGGAAGTTCCGGCGGAAGAGGAAAATGCACCACCCAGAAAGGTTACTTTTACCCGCCATACCTACACGGTCAGCTATGCCGGAGATGCCTACTTTGCAGATCACGTCTTTCATCTGACCGATAAGCAGAAAAAAACGGCAGACAGTTATGTGGAAAACCTGACCATGTTCTTTGGCGGCTCCGCTTCCGGTCTTGCCATGGCGGTAGGTGTCAGCGATGAGGTGCTGGCTTACCGGGCTACCATCCAGCAGGTCGCACAGAAATACGGCATGGAAGCTTATGTGGAACTCCTCATGGCAGTCATGATGCAGGAAAGCGGCGGGCGTGGAAGCGATCCCATGCAGGCGGCAGAAGGCGGCTTTAATAAGAAATACCCCCATGTCCCCAACGGCATCACCGATCCTGCTTATTCCATCGAATGTGGGATTCAGGAATTAAAGTATGCACTGGATAAAGCAGGATGTACCGGACCTACCGACCTGGACCGCATCAAGCTGGCGCTTCAGGGTTACAATTACGGCTCCGGCTATATCGACTGGGCAATGGAACGTGACGGCGGTTATACCAAAGAAAACGCCATTGCTTATTCGGATATGATGTGTGCCCGTCCGAACTGGCATTATGACCGGTATGGGGACAAGGAATATGTGGAGCATGTTCTCCGGTATTATCAGATTACCAATACCGGCGGAAGCTATCCGGCAAACGGAATGCAGATTCCGCACTATCTCCAGACCGATTACGGGAACATTCCTTATGGCGGCGGCTCCATCGCATCTTCCGGCTGCGGGCCTACCAGCTTTGCCATGATCGCCAGCTACCTGACCGGGAATACCATTACCCCTCCGGATGCGGTGGCATGGTGCGGGAATTCCTATTACAAGCCGGGAGTTGGAACCTACTGGAGCTACTTTCAGGCTGCAGCCAGTCATTTCGGCTGTGGCAGCGTCACACAGACCAGCAATGCCAATACGGTACTTCAGGCACTCTCCGAAGGCTGTCCGGTCATCTCCTCTCAGCGGGCAGGACTTTTCACCAGCGGCGGACACTTCATCGTACTCCGGGGTGTTACGGCAAACGGCAAGGTACTGGTCAATGATCCCAATGACAGTGACGCAAAGAACTATATTAACCGTGAATTTGATATGATGTCGGAAATCCATGCCACGGCAAATGCCTACTGGATCTTCGACAAAAAATAA
- a CDS encoding ABC transporter ATP-binding protein: MSSILKVEDLVKYYGEGENQVRAVDHTSLQIERGKFTAIVGRSGSGKSTLLHLIGGLDRPDSGKVWIDGTDIYSRKDDKLAQFRRKKIGFIFQDFNLIPSLNVWENIVLPLGLDNRKVKPREVEDILKKIGLQDKKDAMPSALSGGQKQRTAIARALVTRPAIILADEPTGNLDSQTELEVMSLLKSCVSDFGQTLIMITHDETIAQMADEMIIIEDGKAVRR, from the coding sequence ATGAGTAGTATTTTAAAAGTAGAAGATCTAGTAAAGTATTATGGAGAAGGCGAGAATCAGGTGAGAGCCGTGGATCATACAAGTTTACAGATAGAGAGAGGCAAGTTTACAGCTATCGTAGGACGTTCCGGCTCCGGAAAATCTACACTTCTGCATCTGATTGGAGGGCTTGACAGACCGGATTCCGGCAAAGTATGGATTGATGGAACCGATATCTATTCTCGAAAAGATGATAAACTGGCACAGTTTCGAAGAAAGAAGATAGGATTTATCTTTCAGGATTTTAATCTGATTCCATCGCTGAATGTGTGGGAGAATATCGTTCTTCCGCTGGGACTTGATAATCGCAAGGTAAAGCCGCGGGAAGTGGAAGATATTCTCAAAAAAATCGGACTGCAGGATAAGAAAGATGCGATGCCGTCTGCTTTGTCTGGTGGACAGAAACAGAGAACTGCGATAGCCAGGGCATTGGTGACAAGACCGGCGATAATTTTGGCGGATGAGCCGACTGGAAACCTTGATTCCCAGACTGAGCTAGAGGTTATGAGCCTATTGAAAAGCTGCGTGTCGGATTTCGGGCAGACGCTTATCATGATTACCCATGATGAAACGATTGCCCAGATGGCGGATGAAATGATTATCATTGAAGATGGCAAGGCGGTGAGAAGATAA
- a CDS encoding DUF1648 domain-containing protein: protein MKFINTRKFTWIICIIGFLLALVSIFFLPSIIPVHFANGIADDYGRKIQIFLFPILQVLITFLTGREKVKYCLTHSKTFLTDIQFNWMIDGVLLLVMFAEIWVIYASFA from the coding sequence ATGAAATTTATCAATACTAGAAAATTCACATGGATAATTTGTATAATAGGATTTTTGCTTGCTCTTGTAAGTATATTTTTCTTACCGAGTATTATTCCAGTACATTTTGCAAATGGGATTGCGGATGATTATGGAAGAAAAATACAAATATTTTTATTTCCTATATTACAAGTGCTTATCACTTTTTTGACTGGACGAGAAAAAGTAAAATATTGCCTGACACATTCAAAAACTTTCTTAACGGACATTCAGTTTAATTGGATGATAGATGGTGTACTTTTATTGGTAATGTTTGCAGAAATATGGGTTATCTATGCTTCATTTGCATAG
- a CDS encoding response regulator transcription factor, with amino-acid sequence MQKILLLEDDLNLNRGIALLLSREGYEVRQVYTIKEAKEAFQKGDYALVISDITLPDGTGLDFGRMVRAGGDTYLIYLTALDQEIDIVNGYDTGADDYITKPFSLMALVSKVNALMRRLSKVQAQIMSSGEITVHMKTMQVYKGDEPVTLSKKEFSLLLYLWENAGQIVSKESILEHVWDIDGQFVDDNTVTVNISRLKNKLGTEEIANVRGLGYIWTGKVNKN; translated from the coding sequence ATGCAGAAAATATTATTACTGGAGGATGACTTGAATCTAAATCGGGGAATTGCCCTGTTACTTTCACGGGAAGGGTATGAGGTTCGTCAGGTTTATACAATAAAGGAAGCAAAAGAAGCATTTCAAAAAGGAGATTATGCTCTTGTTATCAGCGATATTACATTGCCGGATGGTACAGGACTGGATTTTGGAAGGATGGTACGTGCAGGTGGAGATACATATCTTATCTATCTTACGGCTTTGGATCAGGAAATAGATATTGTAAATGGTTATGATACAGGGGCAGATGATTATATTACCAAACCATTTTCACTGATGGCTTTGGTGTCGAAGGTGAACGCATTGATGAGACGGCTTTCTAAGGTACAGGCACAGATTATGTCTTCCGGAGAGATTACGGTGCATATGAAAACGATGCAGGTGTATAAAGGGGATGAACCAGTTACTTTAAGTAAGAAAGAATTCTCTCTGTTGCTGTATCTCTGGGAGAATGCAGGACAGATTGTTTCAAAAGAAAGTATCCTGGAGCATGTATGGGATATAGACGGTCAATTTGTCGATGATAATACGGTTACTGTCAATATAAGCAGACTGAAGAATAAACTTGGAACAGAAGAGATAGCGAATGTGAGAGGACTGGGATATATATGGACCGGAAAGGTAAACAAAAATTAA
- a CDS encoding DUF5038 domain-containing protein, whose protein sequence is MNRTKVILSIFLMLFLLLAGLVLPSFWKSQKKEVSGNKGREPAKETAETNSDTPMPEYLDFDALKAFFSDSQIASLKEQFPVYLKEYVKKEQTSITFLPGKTSYPTETTVCLMFSLSDQDTLPVTYHTPTGVFLFGEDGVQVSADTTVYEKQTDDSLPSLTSQDIEHLQEGGYPDTSDSPEAPDTESGSASVPSEDAKDTKKEVQP, encoded by the coding sequence ATGAACAGAACAAAAGTGATTCTTTCCATTTTTCTGATGCTGTTTCTGCTGCTTGCCGGACTGGTTCTCCCCAGTTTCTGGAAAAGCCAGAAAAAAGAAGTTTCCGGAAACAAAGGCAGGGAACCGGCAAAAGAAACAGCAGAAACAAATTCCGATACCCCCATGCCGGAATATCTGGATTTTGATGCTTTAAAAGCATTTTTCTCCGACAGCCAGATTGCTTCTCTCAAAGAGCAGTTTCCTGTCTACCTAAAAGAATATGTCAAAAAAGAACAGACAAGCATCACCTTCCTGCCGGGAAAAACCAGCTACCCTACCGAAACAACCGTCTGCCTGATGTTTTCACTTTCCGATCAGGATACGCTTCCGGTTACCTACCACACCCCGACAGGTGTGTTTTTATTTGGAGAAGACGGGGTACAGGTCTCTGCAGATACGACTGTTTACGAAAAGCAGACCGATGATTCCCTGCCATCACTGACTTCGCAGGACATCGAACACTTGCAGGAAGGCGGGTATCCGGATACTTCTGACAGCCCGGAAGCTCCGGACACAGAATCCGGCAGTGCCTCTGTGCCTTCCGAAGATGCGAAAGATACGAAAAAGGAGGTGCAGCCATGA
- a CDS encoding LPXTG cell wall anchor domain-containing protein, with the protein MKKRLGIIAGILGIVLAVIGIVLKQKENTAVSVIGGADGPTSIFIAGKLNGDNFIFMIVVGIILLILAGVIFYKRKH; encoded by the coding sequence ATGAAAAAGCGATTGGGAATCATAGCCGGAATTTTAGGAATTGTATTGGCAGTCATTGGCATTGTACTGAAGCAGAAAGAAAACACAGCCGTTTCTGTTATTGGTGGTGCGGATGGCCCGACTTCTATTTTCATAGCAGGGAAGTTAAATGGTGATAATTTTATTTTTATGATTGTAGTTGGAATTATTTTATTGATTTTGGCAGGAGTTATTTTTTACAAACGTAAGCATTAA